Proteins co-encoded in one Leptospirales bacterium genomic window:
- a CDS encoding aspartate-semialdehyde dehydrogenase, with translation MKSSQHVAVVGSTGAVGVEILKVLEKRRYPVGKLSLLASARSAGSHQQFQGQDYTVQELREDSFQGVDVALFSAGGSISKRFCPLAAQAGAVAVDNSSAFRMDPTAPLVVPEINPEDAAKHHGIIANPNCSTIILLMAVYPIHRINPIRKIVVSTYQAASGAGASAMKEMELQARQTLEGKAPATEIFPFPLAFNVFSHNSAMDPESGYNQEETKMIKESHKILHDDSIRLAPTCVRVSTFRAHAESIHLELRDPADLAAIRDALQSFPGVRVVDDRQANRFPMPLEASGQDDVLVGRLRRSAASDDGREMELFCCGDQLLKGAALNAVQIAELL, from the coding sequence ATGAAGTCCTCTCAACATGTCGCCGTCGTTGGCTCAACGGGCGCCGTCGGCGTGGAGATCTTGAAAGTTCTGGAGAAGCGACGCTATCCGGTTGGCAAGCTGAGCCTGCTGGCCAGCGCGCGCTCCGCCGGCAGCCATCAGCAGTTCCAGGGTCAGGATTACACAGTCCAGGAGCTGCGCGAGGATAGCTTCCAGGGCGTGGACGTGGCGCTGTTCAGCGCCGGCGGATCGATCAGCAAGCGCTTCTGCCCCCTGGCCGCGCAGGCCGGCGCTGTAGCCGTCGACAATTCCTCCGCCTTTCGCATGGATCCAACAGCGCCGCTGGTCGTGCCGGAGATCAATCCAGAGGATGCGGCCAAACACCACGGAATTATCGCCAATCCAAATTGCAGTACCATCATCCTGTTGATGGCAGTGTATCCCATCCACCGCATCAATCCGATTCGCAAGATCGTCGTTTCAACCTATCAGGCGGCTTCGGGCGCTGGCGCCAGCGCCATGAAAGAGATGGAATTGCAGGCCCGGCAGACCCTGGAAGGCAAGGCCCCGGCGACGGAAATCTTCCCCTTTCCGCTGGCTTTTAATGTCTTCAGCCACAACTCGGCGATGGACCCGGAAAGCGGCTACAACCAGGAAGAGACCAAGATGATCAAGGAATCGCACAAGATTCTGCACGACGATTCCATTCGTCTGGCGCCAACTTGCGTGCGCGTCAGCACCTTCCGCGCCCACGCCGAGTCTATCCACCTCGAGCTGCGCGATCCAGCAGACCTTGCGGCTATTCGCGATGCGCTACAATCCTTTCCGGGCGTGCGCGTGGTTGATGATCGGCAGGCCAATCGCTTTCCAATGCCGCTGGAGGCCAGCGGTCAGGACGATGTTCTGGTCGGTCGTTTGCGTCGATCGGCGGCCAGCGACGACGGACGCGAGATGGAATTGTTCTGCTGCGGCGATCAACTGCTGAAAGGCGCGGCGCTCAATGCTGTGCAAATTGCTGAATTGCTCTAG
- a CDS encoding DnaJ domain-containing protein, whose product MPASATSIFVDHYAVLGVDHAAPTLTIKQAFRRLARICHPDVCGGDGLRFIQVYSAYRTLAVQESRQNFDRLRQLHLLQATARARLAERLPIPATRLRFPYNAAAFARRGLLGRRYHSGDRRRIFNIDCDLELHLKAAELRRPLAVVLPLTVRSICPDCQGSDLDCDACSGRGSYKTCRPTPLHLDGGLAPGQILEIRLDGLRPGPLCHFKKQKLRLKIVVQQ is encoded by the coding sequence ATGCCGGCATCTGCAACAAGCATTTTTGTCGACCACTATGCAGTGCTGGGCGTCGACCACGCTGCGCCGACGCTGACCATCAAGCAGGCCTTTCGTCGGCTGGCGCGCATCTGTCATCCTGATGTTTGCGGCGGCGATGGCCTGCGCTTCATCCAGGTCTACAGCGCTTACCGGACACTGGCAGTTCAGGAAAGCAGACAGAACTTTGATCGTCTGCGGCAATTGCACCTGCTGCAGGCGACGGCGCGAGCCCGCCTGGCGGAACGTTTGCCCATCCCCGCTACGCGATTGCGCTTCCCTTACAATGCAGCCGCGTTTGCCCGCCGCGGTTTGCTTGGGCGACGTTATCACAGCGGCGACCGGCGACGCATCTTCAACATTGATTGCGACCTCGAATTACATTTGAAAGCAGCAGAGCTCCGGCGGCCGCTCGCTGTGGTTTTGCCGCTTACCGTGCGCAGCATTTGCCCGGATTGCCAGGGAAGCGATCTGGACTGCGACGCCTGCTCCGGCCGCGGGTCGTACAAAACTTGCCGTCCCACGCCCCTGCACCTGGATGGCGGACTGGCGCCGGGGCAGATACTCGAGATCCGTCTCGATGGGCTGCGGCCGGGACCGCTCTGCCACTTCAAGAAGCAAAAGTTGCGACTGAAGATTGTAGTGCAACAGTGA
- a CDS encoding MBOAT family protein, with translation MLFNSAIFLALFVVFYALYWPLPLKGRQTLILATSLIFYAWYSIPFLLFFLALIALNFALSSALIHKKSRGLLWLGLVVDLGALGIFKYFYFFTESAGSIFGLPYLAHIKANLIQDWNFSIVLPIAISFYTFQIVAFLVDCYRGVIDRPVSFRHYAFFILFFPQFVAGPIMRAQDFLSQIDHPAPSHDRMLNGGLLILQGIVKKVLLADHIGHAMAPVWQNPAAYDALTLWIAPLSFGVQVYCDFSGYTDMARGMALLLGYEIPDNFRGPLMAETMQDFWRRWHITLSTWLRDYIYIPLGGSRLGEPRTYLNIMITMALGGLWHGAAWTYLIWGSIIGLYICWDRLRHRKGWLFFPEHGAPAPVRILRVVRTNALFAFCAIFFAVPGLQQAIDLMGGALSMQRGNTVVQIDGVLALILVALIFNALQYWKGVRSFIAGRNGLRYALNIAGTFFVGVVVSAFGDVSGQFIYFQF, from the coding sequence ATGCTGTTCAATTCGGCCATTTTTCTGGCGCTGTTTGTTGTCTTCTACGCGCTCTACTGGCCGCTGCCGCTCAAAGGTAGGCAGACGCTAATCCTCGCGACAAGCCTTATTTTTTACGCGTGGTACAGCATTCCCTTTCTGCTTTTTTTTCTGGCATTGATTGCGCTGAACTTTGCACTGAGCTCGGCGTTGATTCACAAGAAGAGCCGCGGCCTGCTCTGGCTGGGTCTGGTCGTTGATCTGGGCGCTCTTGGAATCTTTAAGTATTTCTATTTCTTTACGGAGAGCGCCGGCAGCATATTTGGCCTGCCCTATCTGGCGCACATCAAGGCCAACCTCATTCAGGACTGGAATTTCAGCATCGTCCTGCCAATCGCTATCAGCTTCTATACTTTTCAGATCGTAGCTTTTCTGGTCGACTGTTACCGCGGCGTGATTGATCGACCAGTTTCCTTTCGACACTACGCGTTCTTCATATTATTCTTTCCGCAGTTTGTAGCCGGACCGATCATGCGCGCCCAGGATTTCTTGAGTCAGATCGACCATCCAGCGCCGTCCCACGATCGAATGCTCAATGGCGGACTCTTGATTCTGCAGGGGATCGTAAAGAAGGTTCTGCTGGCCGACCACATTGGACATGCCATGGCGCCGGTCTGGCAGAACCCCGCTGCCTACGATGCGCTGACGCTGTGGATCGCGCCGCTCAGTTTTGGCGTACAGGTTTATTGCGACTTCTCTGGATACACCGACATGGCGCGCGGCATGGCGCTCTTGCTGGGCTACGAGATACCGGACAATTTTCGCGGGCCGCTGATGGCCGAGACCATGCAGGACTTCTGGCGACGCTGGCACATTACGCTCTCCACCTGGCTTCGCGACTATATCTATATTCCGCTGGGCGGCTCGCGTCTCGGCGAACCACGCACCTATCTGAACATCATGATTACCATGGCCCTCGGCGGATTGTGGCACGGCGCCGCCTGGACCTACCTGATCTGGGGCAGCATCATTGGCCTCTACATTTGTTGGGATCGACTGCGTCATCGAAAGGGTTGGCTCTTCTTTCCGGAGCACGGCGCGCCAGCGCCCGTCCGAATCCTGCGCGTGGTGCGCACCAACGCACTCTTTGCTTTTTGCGCGATCTTTTTTGCTGTACCGGGGCTGCAGCAAGCGATCGACCTGATGGGCGGGGCGCTTTCCATGCAGCGCGGCAATACGGTTGTACAAATCGACGGAGTTCTGGCGTTAATTTTGGTAGCTCTGATCTTTAACGCCCTGCAATACTGGAAGGGTGTTCGCAGCTTTATCGCCGGCCGCAACGGCTTGCGCTATGCACTGAATATCGCCGGAACATTTTTTGTTGGCGTTGTGGTGAGCGCCTTTGGCGACGTCAGCGGACAATTCATCTACTTCCAGTTTTGA
- the hemW gene encoding radical SAM family heme chaperone HemW — MNSDLPALLTPPRRADLLGVYIHFPYCIRKCRYCDFYSTGLNVEGGNDQLQPSAEQLREYEEALMRELGDRRDDFAGFQSVNTIFFGGGTASLAPAALIDRILRRISEEFTLTTDCEVTLEGNPEDFSADYLHSLQQCGVNRIHVGVQTLETRHLQAMDRYFSASSYQRIFERLSEAPQSRIGVDLIYGFPQQTLDEFLKDLTAALGARLDHLSLYSLTVEAGTPYAALSARRQMGAPDEELQFQVFQMLPGLLAARGFQHYEISNYALAGGASRHNLRYWLYEPYLALGPGAHGFTGRLRYANPRSIQQWQMNPAQRCFQEAAPLEEAALGALRLCGGIPLSLFERDLVREYHLPEELKLNVRSVFQQWQDRGYGRLDADYFTWNMEGMLRLDDRIAEFCSRLGPAAGS; from the coding sequence GTGAATTCCGACCTGCCAGCTCTGCTGACGCCGCCTCGCCGCGCCGACCTGCTTGGCGTCTATATTCATTTTCCCTATTGCATTCGTAAATGTCGCTACTGCGATTTTTATTCGACGGGCCTGAATGTCGAAGGCGGCAATGATCAACTGCAACCAAGCGCTGAACAATTGCGGGAATACGAAGAAGCTCTGATGCGTGAGCTGGGCGACCGCCGCGACGACTTTGCCGGATTCCAATCTGTTAATACCATTTTCTTTGGCGGCGGCACGGCTTCGCTGGCGCCGGCGGCCTTGATTGATAGAATTCTGCGTCGCATCAGCGAAGAATTTACGCTAACCACCGACTGTGAAGTCACGCTGGAGGGCAATCCCGAGGATTTCAGCGCGGACTATTTGCATTCATTGCAACAGTGCGGAGTCAATCGCATACATGTCGGCGTTCAAACATTGGAGACTCGCCATCTGCAGGCCATGGACCGCTACTTTTCGGCCAGCTCTTACCAGAGGATTTTTGAGCGCTTGAGCGAAGCGCCGCAGTCTCGAATTGGCGTGGATTTGATCTATGGTTTTCCGCAACAGACCCTCGACGAGTTTCTCAAGGACCTGACGGCAGCGCTGGGCGCTCGACTCGATCACCTCTCCCTGTACAGCCTCACCGTAGAAGCGGGTACGCCCTACGCGGCGCTCAGCGCGCGCCGACAGATGGGTGCGCCCGATGAGGAGCTTCAGTTTCAGGTCTTTCAGATGCTGCCCGGGCTATTGGCGGCGCGCGGCTTCCAGCACTATGAAATTTCCAACTATGCTCTTGCTGGCGGCGCCAGTCGTCATAATCTGCGCTACTGGCTCTATGAGCCCTATCTGGCCCTTGGACCTGGAGCCCACGGTTTCACCGGCAGATTGCGTTACGCCAACCCTCGAAGCATTCAACAATGGCAAATGAATCCCGCGCAACGCTGTTTTCAAGAGGCGGCGCCTCTGGAGGAGGCTGCTCTGGGCGCGCTGCGGTTATGCGGCGGCATTCCGCTTTCGTTGTTTGAACGCGACCTGGTCCGGGAGTACCATCTGCCAGAGGAACTGAAACTCAATGTCCGGAGCGTTTTTCAGCAATGGCAGGATCGAGGCTACGGCCGTCTTGACGCCGACTATTTTACCTGGAACATGGAAGGAATGCTGCGTTTAGATGATCGCATTGCCGAATTCTGCTCAAGGCTCGGGCCTGCGGCCGGAAGCTGA
- a CDS encoding alpha/beta hydrolase: protein MTRWNIEHSFVQNRNVQIHVVACGDGAPVIFCHGFPELWYSWRRQMPALASAGFRALAPDMRGYGESSTPPAAEDYASQEICSDLLALMDAHGYQQAIFVGHDFGGMIVWHMALMHASRVRAVAALNTPLSPHTRLNPLEMLRKRPGRLAYQLYFQEIGPPEAMLEADIRATLHSIFQSSRSGRPIDAFFQAAIGAKKQDATPLDQQLIRSDLLDDEEIGIYEAAFRKTGFRGALHWYRNMERNWRWLAASAGTVLQMPALMICAADDPVLPPSMTRGMERHVARLTRYEIANCGHWTQQEQPQVVNEILLQWLNTLSPESD, encoded by the coding sequence ATGACACGTTGGAACATAGAGCATTCCTTTGTCCAGAACCGGAACGTTCAGATTCACGTCGTCGCCTGCGGCGACGGGGCGCCCGTCATATTCTGCCACGGCTTTCCGGAACTCTGGTATTCCTGGCGACGCCAGATGCCGGCCCTTGCCAGCGCCGGCTTTCGCGCACTGGCGCCGGATATGCGCGGCTACGGCGAAAGTTCTACTCCGCCAGCGGCCGAGGACTATGCTTCACAAGAAATTTGTTCGGATCTTCTGGCCCTCATGGATGCCCATGGCTACCAGCAGGCGATCTTTGTCGGACATGATTTTGGCGGAATGATTGTCTGGCACATGGCCTTGATGCACGCCAGTCGAGTGCGCGCCGTCGCAGCATTGAATACGCCGCTTTCACCGCACACTCGACTCAATCCGCTGGAAATGCTGCGTAAGCGTCCGGGCCGATTGGCCTACCAGCTGTACTTTCAGGAAATCGGCCCGCCAGAGGCGATGCTGGAAGCGGACATTCGCGCGACGCTTCATTCCATTTTTCAAAGTTCGCGATCAGGGCGCCCGATCGACGCCTTTTTTCAAGCTGCCATTGGGGCCAAAAAGCAAGACGCAACGCCGCTGGACCAGCAGCTGATCCGTAGCGATCTATTAGACGACGAAGAGATCGGCATATACGAGGCCGCCTTTCGCAAGACAGGCTTCCGGGGCGCTCTGCATTGGTACAGGAATATGGAACGAAATTGGCGCTGGCTGGCAGCCAGCGCCGGAACCGTCTTACAAATGCCGGCGCTGATGATTTGCGCCGCCGACGATCCGGTGCTGCCGCCATCGATGACGCGCGGCATGGAACGACATGTCGCAAGGTTGACCAGATATGAAATTGCAAATTGCGGCCACTGGACGCAGCAGGAACAACCGCAGGTCGTGAATGAGATTTTGCTGCAGTGGCTGAACACTCTCTCGCCTGAGAGCGACTGA
- a CDS encoding CPBP family intramembrane metalloprotease has protein sequence MSFSGKGRPLQAALLWALLRGETKERVARELDRGERARLDRELQKYGEAPRSERLLAEEALRELLAVKQPRWPIAAAAALALIFGLSFTLHLALVPAAPMQIRLQVFQPLFLSIFAPLSLYLLTPLRRRMLFHWRFGLMQLGTALVVFLTLLWSLAFIHEEQMRIGGLAPRLDSIALIFLGMGAVLAPLLEEVVFRELFPSLFGKDPYVIGQLASALAFASAHLLFSARTAESFAWNLVAALALALLRIESEGLVLPYAAHAMANAFSLALDSG, from the coding sequence ATGAGTTTTTCCGGCAAAGGTCGTCCATTGCAGGCGGCGTTGCTCTGGGCGCTCCTGCGCGGCGAGACCAAAGAGCGCGTCGCCAGGGAGCTTGATCGCGGCGAACGGGCGCGCCTCGACAGGGAACTGCAGAAATATGGCGAAGCGCCGCGCAGCGAACGTTTGCTGGCGGAAGAGGCGCTGCGCGAGCTGCTAGCAGTAAAGCAACCGCGCTGGCCGATTGCCGCAGCCGCAGCTCTGGCGCTGATCTTTGGTCTGTCCTTCACCCTGCACCTGGCCCTTGTGCCAGCAGCACCCATGCAAATTCGACTGCAGGTCTTTCAACCGCTGTTCCTGAGTATCTTTGCCCCGCTGTCGCTTTACCTTCTCACTCCGCTGCGACGAAGGATGCTGTTTCATTGGCGTTTTGGATTGATGCAGCTTGGGACGGCGCTTGTCGTATTTCTGACTCTGCTCTGGTCTCTGGCCTTTATCCACGAAGAACAGATGAGGATCGGCGGTCTGGCGCCGCGTCTCGATTCAATCGCGCTTATCTTTCTGGGAATGGGCGCCGTCCTTGCGCCGCTTCTGGAAGAAGTTGTCTTTCGCGAACTTTTTCCTTCGCTCTTTGGCAAGGATCCTTACGTAATCGGGCAGCTGGCCAGCGCCCTGGCTTTTGCCTCCGCCCATTTGCTTTTCAGTGCGCGGACAGCGGAAAGCTTTGCCTGGAACCTTGTGGCGGCGCTGGCCCTGGCGCTGTTGCGTATCGAAAGCGAGGGGCTGGTCCTGCCTTATGCTGCGCACGCCATGGCCAACGCCTTCAGCCTGGCCCTGGATTCGGGCTGA
- a CDS encoding STAS domain-containing protein, whose product MEINVKKKDNRIIFELEGSLDIYTSLDLKAALEEHVKGESPDVIIDMDRLTYIDSSGIGILIKALNYVQGIKGKLSVANLKPAIEKVFKVSGLTSYFEILSPDEFKSRSI is encoded by the coding sequence ATGGAAATCAACGTTAAGAAAAAAGACAATCGCATCATCTTCGAACTCGAAGGCAGCCTGGATATCTACACCTCGCTGGACCTGAAGGCGGCTCTGGAAGAGCACGTGAAAGGCGAGAGCCCGGACGTCATCATCGACATGGATCGGCTCACCTATATCGATTCCAGCGGCATTGGCATCCTGATCAAGGCGCTGAATTATGTCCAGGGCATCAAGGGCAAGCTCAGTGTAGCCAATCTGAAGCCGGCCATTGAGAAGGTTTTCAAGGTTAGCGGACTGACGTCCTACTTCGAAATCCTGTCCCCGGACGAGTTCAAGAGCCGATCCATCTGA
- a CDS encoding glycoside hydrolase family 3 protein: MKRLSFWLAAGAALLLVMSAGAYVCAQNLQQARLQEMLEQAPQQILARMSLEDKVGQLIHIGMRGKDASGAVLNDIRRYRPGGVILFAVNLGDAGRIRALNEGLQRASVAASGIPLLISIDQEGGRVVRVGPDGVDQFPAAMALGQSNDPTLVEEVGFMTGYQLRKLGLNLALAPVLDVNSNPANPVINTRSFGSDPERVANIGLALARGLRASGNIPTVKHFPGHGDTNVDSHLDLPVVHKSLESMRAMELAPFRAAIGEGAEIIMSAHIVFENYDSQNPATLSPRILKDLLRGELGFRGLVMTDAMEMNAISRRYARGMAARKAFQAGADIVLLTSDGTIIREMYDSLLRGFQSGELSVDDLNQAVLRQVRLKFLRGAFYSNASPLSPTDAALTAHFQSLQQAADERAAAIEAKYRRQNLNLNRVASRAAIAALRRPYAGLPLERRKQVRLLYSSEEVRQEALLDGLSAEQLIFAPRSVDLYQIFRRRKAGEVWMLELDERSVSAWNRIVQVLNASSEARLKGGVIGLLAASPYLRALSPNDGALLCSFASTPESRRGLVYRALAAGSVPQADLILPAL, encoded by the coding sequence ATGAAACGACTCAGCTTCTGGCTGGCCGCAGGAGCGGCGTTATTGCTTGTGATGAGCGCCGGCGCTTATGTTTGCGCCCAGAATTTGCAACAGGCGCGGCTGCAAGAAATGCTGGAACAGGCGCCACAGCAGATTCTGGCGCGGATGTCGCTGGAGGACAAGGTCGGCCAGCTGATACATATCGGCATGCGCGGCAAAGATGCCAGCGGCGCTGTGCTGAACGATATCCGGCGCTACCGGCCCGGCGGCGTAATTCTTTTTGCAGTCAATCTGGGCGATGCCGGCCGAATCCGCGCATTGAATGAGGGGCTGCAGCGCGCCAGCGTCGCCGCTTCCGGAATTCCCTTGTTGATCAGCATCGATCAAGAGGGCGGCCGCGTTGTGCGCGTCGGTCCGGATGGCGTGGATCAATTTCCTGCGGCCATGGCGCTAGGACAGAGCAACGATCCGACGCTGGTAGAAGAAGTGGGCTTTATGACCGGCTACCAGCTGCGCAAGCTGGGACTGAATCTTGCTCTGGCGCCGGTGCTTGATGTGAACAGCAATCCGGCAAATCCGGTTATCAACACGCGCTCCTTTGGCAGCGATCCGGAGCGCGTAGCAAACATTGGACTTGCTCTGGCCCGCGGTCTGCGCGCCTCGGGCAATATTCCGACGGTGAAGCACTTCCCCGGCCATGGCGACACCAACGTTGATTCGCATCTCGATCTGCCGGTAGTCCATAAGTCGCTGGAGAGCATGCGCGCTATGGAACTCGCTCCCTTTCGCGCGGCGATTGGCGAGGGCGCTGAAATCATAATGTCGGCACATATTGTATTTGAGAATTATGATTCGCAAAATCCTGCAACGCTCTCCCCGCGGATTCTCAAAGATCTGCTGCGCGGCGAATTAGGCTTCCGCGGCCTGGTTATGACCGACGCCATGGAAATGAATGCAATTTCCAGACGCTATGCCCGCGGAATGGCGGCGCGCAAGGCCTTCCAGGCTGGCGCCGATATTGTCTTGCTAACCAGCGATGGAACAATCATTCGTGAAATGTACGACTCTCTACTGCGCGGCTTTCAAAGCGGCGAGCTTTCCGTAGACGATCTGAATCAGGCGGTTCTGCGCCAGGTGCGTCTCAAATTTCTGCGCGGCGCGTTCTACAGCAATGCATCTCCGCTGTCTCCGACCGACGCGGCGTTGACGGCTCATTTCCAGAGTCTGCAGCAGGCCGCCGATGAGCGCGCCGCGGCCATAGAGGCGAAGTACCGCCGTCAGAATCTCAACTTGAACCGAGTTGCCTCGCGCGCCGCCATCGCCGCGCTACGGCGTCCCTATGCCGGACTGCCGCTGGAGCGGCGCAAGCAGGTGCGCTTGCTCTACAGCAGTGAGGAGGTGCGGCAGGAGGCGTTGCTCGATGGCCTCAGCGCCGAGCAATTGATCTTTGCGCCGCGTTCCGTTGACCTTTACCAGATCTTTCGTCGTCGCAAAGCGGGCGAAGTCTGGATGCTGGAGCTGGATGAACGCAGCGTGAGCGCCTGGAATCGAATCGTTCAAGTGCTGAACGCCAGTTCCGAGGCGCGTCTGAAAGGCGGCGTCATAGGATTGCTTGCCGCTTCGCCCTATTTGCGGGCGCTCAGTCCCAATGATGGAGCGCTGCTGTGTTCTTTTGCTTCCACGCCGGAGTCGCGACGAGGCCTGGTCTATCGCGCTCTGGCCGCGGGCAGCGTGCCCCAGGCTGATCTGATCTTGCCGGCGCTGTGA
- a CDS encoding DJ-1/PfpI family protein: MPRALVPLAEGFEEMEAIVVIDVLRRAGVEVVSASLQPGAVRASRQTQHLADSTLADVQNQDFDLIVLPGGGEGARRLQEDVTLASMLKRHQQMQKRIAAICAAPTVLRVHGILSKNDPFTLYPGHEAKASGGSYHPEKRVVRAGLVTTSQGPGTSFEFALDLVEQLCGAAKRQEVSAAMLVQG, translated from the coding sequence ATGCCGCGCGCGTTGGTGCCTTTGGCCGAGGGATTCGAGGAAATGGAGGCGATAGTCGTGATCGATGTATTGCGACGCGCCGGCGTGGAAGTTGTTTCGGCTTCATTGCAGCCCGGCGCGGTACGGGCCTCGCGCCAAACGCAGCATCTGGCGGACTCCACCCTGGCCGATGTCCAGAACCAGGACTTCGATCTGATTGTTTTGCCAGGCGGAGGCGAGGGCGCGCGACGCTTACAGGAGGACGTCACGCTGGCATCGATGTTGAAACGACACCAGCAAATGCAAAAGCGCATCGCGGCAATCTGCGCGGCGCCCACCGTGCTGCGCGTTCACGGAATTCTGAGCAAGAACGATCCCTTTACGCTCTATCCCGGTCACGAGGCCAAGGCCAGCGGCGGAAGCTATCATCCGGAGAAACGCGTGGTACGCGCCGGTCTGGTGACAACCAGTCAGGGTCCTGGGACCAGCTTTGAGTTCGCACTTGATCTGGTCGAACAGCTGTGCGGTGCGGCAAAACGCCAGGAAGTCTCGGCAGCGATGCTGGTTCAGGGTTGA
- a CDS encoding enoyl-CoA hydratase/isomerase family protein, which yields MAASELPLICTIHDRPGGRILQITINRPQVHNCINGEAAKLFVEAWRKFKEDDSLLVCVLHGAGDKAFCSGADLSALDELVNIYASDQEIAQVVQDGLGPLGGSRIVQSKPVIAVSQGYTYAGGLELFCHGHIRIAERQALFSVACRRWGVPLVDGGTVYLPRLLGWGSALPLIITGQRIRASRAMEIGLIWEICSKGRGLGRAMRIAEQICEQPRDALLADLQSALRGWHLPLEDALRLESENLYPVIRSASMRQGVDRFNRGDRFWFV from the coding sequence ATGGCCGCCTCTGAACTGCCGCTGATCTGCACAATTCATGATCGTCCTGGCGGTCGAATCTTGCAGATCACAATCAATCGACCGCAGGTACACAATTGCATCAACGGCGAAGCAGCCAAACTCTTTGTCGAAGCATGGCGCAAGTTCAAAGAGGACGACTCGCTATTGGTCTGCGTTCTGCACGGCGCGGGCGACAAGGCGTTCTGTTCCGGCGCAGACCTCAGCGCGCTCGATGAGCTGGTTAACATCTATGCGTCCGACCAGGAGATAGCCCAGGTCGTCCAGGATGGCCTGGGTCCGCTTGGCGGATCGCGCATCGTCCAGAGCAAACCGGTGATCGCAGTTAGCCAGGGCTATACCTATGCCGGCGGACTGGAGCTTTTCTGCCATGGCCACATTCGCATTGCCGAGCGCCAGGCGCTGTTTTCTGTCGCCTGCCGACGCTGGGGCGTGCCATTGGTGGACGGCGGAACGGTATACCTGCCGCGCTTGCTGGGCTGGGGTTCAGCGCTGCCTTTGATCATCACCGGTCAACGCATCCGAGCCTCGCGAGCCATGGAGATTGGACTGATCTGGGAGATCTGTTCCAAGGGGCGCGGACTGGGACGCGCCATGCGCATCGCGGAGCAAATATGCGAACAACCGCGCGACGCACTGCTTGCCGATTTGCAAAGCGCCTTGCGCGGATGGCATCTACCGCTGGAGGACGCCTTGCGACTGGAATCTGAAAATCTCTACCCTGTGATTCGCAGCGCAAGCATGCGCCAGGGGGTTGATCGCTTCAACCGCGGGGATCGTTTCTGGTTTGTCTGA
- a CDS encoding transcriptional repressor, which produces MEERDYGINKREVAELLKDCSINPTTQRIEIAHLLLQRPQHLCADEIYRALNSEYEQVSQATIYNTLRLFVEKGVIRELIVSPDRIYYDSNTGVHHHFVDTKSGQISDIDASRVSINIPQIDQLNAEVHEISLIIKGRSRAEPGV; this is translated from the coding sequence ATGGAAGAGCGCGACTATGGCATCAACAAGCGCGAGGTTGCCGAGCTACTAAAAGATTGCTCGATCAATCCGACTACGCAGCGCATTGAAATTGCCCACCTGCTGCTGCAAAGGCCGCAGCATCTTTGCGCCGATGAGATCTATCGCGCGCTGAATAGCGAGTACGAGCAGGTCAGTCAGGCTACCATCTATAATACGCTGCGGCTCTTTGTGGAAAAGGGCGTCATCCGCGAACTGATTGTGAGTCCCGACCGAATCTACTACGACTCCAATACCGGCGTGCATCATCATTTCGTAGATACGAAGTCCGGACAGATCAGCGACATTGACGCCTCGCGCGTCAGCATCAACATTCCGCAGATCGATCAACTGAACGCCGAAGTGCACGAGATATCGCTGATCATCAAGGGACGAAGCCGCGCCGAGCCCGGGGTGTGA